ATGTGGCGCGCGAGCGCAAGCATGAGCGAGATCGTGTGCTCGCCGGTGGTGACGTTGTTGCCGCCCGGCGTGTTCATCACCACGATGCCCTTTTTGCTTGCGGCGGCGACGTCGATGTTCTCGACGCCGATGCCGGCGCGGCCGATGACTTTGAGATTGTCGGCGGTCTCGAGGATGTCTTCGGTCACCTTGGTGCCGCTTCTCAGCACCCAGCCGTGATAATTCTTGATGATCGGTTTGATCTCCGGCGGCTTGATTCCGACCTTGAGATCGACCTTGAATCCCGGCGTGCGCTCGAAGACCTCCAAGCCCTGCGAGGCGAGAGGGTCGGTCACCAATATCTTCGTCTGTTCCACTTGTCTTTTCGGTTCCACCCTCTCCCTAACCCTCTCCCCTAGGGAGAGGGAAGGGTGAGGGTTTTATTCCAGCGTCTCCATGAGAACTTCCTGAGCGGCAGCGACCCCCTGTCCGAATTCCACCGGCGCGCCGAACTTTTTGAGCCCCATTTCCAGCGCGCCGATCGCGACCAGAACGTCGAAGGCCCCCATGTAACCCACGTGAGCAATGCGGATGGCTTTCCCCCGCAGTTGATCCTGCCCTTCGGCGAAGGTGATCTGCATCCGGTCGCGGAAATAGTCGAGCAGCTTGTCGGCGTTCAATCCCTCCGGCATCCAGATTCCGGTCGCCGCCGGGCTGGGACTCTCCAGCGCAAGGAGCTTGAGGCCGAGCGCCGTCGCCGCGGCGCGCGTCGCGCGGCCCATGCGATCGTGACGCGCGTACACGCGCTCCAGCCCTTCTTTCCGCATCAGTTCGAGCGACGCGCGGAGGCCGAAGATGAGCGACACCGCCGGCGTGAACGCCGCCGAACCTTTTTGCTGATTTTTTCGTTCGAGCGCCAAATTAAAATAAAACCGGGGCAGCTTCGCCTTCGCGGTTCTTGCCCACGCGCGCTCGCTGAGCGCGATGAAGCCGAGCCCCGGCGGCAGCATCATCGCTTTCTGCGAGCCGGTGACCAACGCATCGACGCCCCATTCATCCATAGCGACTCTTTTGACGCCGACGGCGGTGACGCCGTCCACGATTAAAAGCGGGCCGTTCTTCGTGAGCTTCGCGATCTTTTCTACCGGGTGCCAGGTCGTGGTCGAAGTCTCGCTCGCCTGCACCAAGACCGCCTGGATGTCGGGATGGGCCTTGAGGCTCTGCTCGATCGCTTCCAGCTTGACCGGTTTTCCCCATTCGACTTTGAGATCGATCGGTTGCAGACCGAAGGCTTTGGTGATCTCCAGCCAGCGCTCGCCGAACTTTCCGCCGTTCACGACCAGGATTTTTTCTCCCGGCGAGAACAAATTCGAGACGGCCGCTTCCATCGCGCCGGTGCCGGAGGAGGCCAGGATCAAGACGTCGTTCTTGGTGCCGAAAATTTCTTTGAGCCCTTCTCTTACCTCCAAAAAAATCTTGCCGAACTGCGGCGTCCGGTGATGGATCATCGTCTCCGCCATCGCCAGCGCGACCTCGTTGGGAATGGGCGTGGGACCGGGCGCAAGTAGATATTGTTTAATCATTTGAAAGCTCTTTAGCCGTCAGCGGTCAGCTATCAGCCGGAACATTTTCAAGTCTAGACAATAAAAAACCTGGATTCTTATATGTATCCATATAAGAGACCCAGGCGTTCGGCCGTCTTAGGTTTTGCACTCCCTCGTGGTTAATTCCACGTACGCCAGTCGCGCAAACCGACGGTCTTTACCTATCTTAGACGGTTTCGTTTGTCAACGGAG
Above is a window of Candidatus Binatia bacterium DNA encoding:
- a CDS encoding alanine--glyoxylate aminotransferase family protein, which gives rise to MIKQYLLAPGPTPIPNEVALAMAETMIHHRTPQFGKIFLEVREGLKEIFGTKNDVLILASSGTGAMEAAVSNLFSPGEKILVVNGGKFGERWLEITKAFGLQPIDLKVEWGKPVKLEAIEQSLKAHPDIQAVLVQASETSTTTWHPVEKIAKLTKNGPLLIVDGVTAVGVKRVAMDEWGVDALVTGSQKAMMLPPGLGFIALSERAWARTAKAKLPRFYFNLALERKNQQKGSAAFTPAVSLIFGLRASLELMRKEGLERVYARHDRMGRATRAAATALGLKLLALESPSPAATGIWMPEGLNADKLLDYFRDRMQITFAEGQDQLRGKAIRIAHVGYMGAFDVLVAIGALEMGLKKFGAPVEFGQGVAAAQEVLMETLE